The following coding sequences are from one Bacillota bacterium window:
- a CDS encoding ABC transporter ATP-binding protein, translating to MLKITEVNKRFGGLQAVDSVSFEVERGSICGLIGPNGSGKTTIYNLITGFYRVDSGEITFKGEPITGLKPHEIVKKGLVRTFQVTRVFPRMSVMENMLLAPVSSGESVLAVLRGSRRVNEDERLYNEKALKLLDFVELTHLRNELACNLSYGDQKRLELVRALMTDPEMVLLDEPTAGVNLTLVNKMIDYIHQLRDKGLTFLLIEHHMKFIMNLSDRIFVLDHGAKIAEGKPPEVQSNPKVIEAYLGVKHKVIS from the coding sequence ATGCTCAAGATAACTGAAGTGAACAAGCGTTTTGGAGGCTTGCAGGCCGTGGATAGTGTGAGCTTCGAGGTAGAGCGAGGCTCCATATGCGGGCTCATTGGGCCCAACGGATCAGGCAAGACAACCATCTACAACCTGATCACCGGCTTCTACAGGGTCGACAGCGGGGAGATAACCTTCAAGGGCGAGCCCATAACTGGCCTCAAGCCCCACGAGATCGTCAAGAAGGGGCTTGTTCGTACCTTTCAGGTGACCCGGGTCTTCCCCCGGATGTCCGTGATGGAGAATATGCTACTGGCGCCGGTTAGCTCTGGTGAAAGCGTGCTGGCGGTGCTGAGGGGCTCCCGGAGGGTGAATGAGGATGAACGCCTCTACAATGAGAAGGCCTTGAAGCTCCTGGATTTCGTGGAATTGACCCATCTCAGGAACGAGCTGGCCTGCAATCTCTCTTACGGGGATCAGAAGCGCCTGGAACTGGTCAGGGCCTTGATGACCGACCCGGAGATGGTGCTCCTGGACGAGCCCACCGCTGGTGTGAACCTGACCCTTGTGAATAAGATGATAGACTACATTCACCAGCTGAGGGATAAGGGGCTTACCTTTCTTCTCATCGAGCATCACATGAAGTTCATCATGAACCTCTCTGACAGGATCTTCGTGCTGGACCACGGGGCTAAGATCGCCGAGGGCAAACCGCCCGAGGTACAGTCCAACCCCAAGGTAATCGAGGCGTACCTCGGTGTGAAGCACAAGGTGATCAGCTAG
- a CDS encoding ABC transporter ATP-binding protein: MALLELNDVSTSYGNVEALKNVSLEVTEGEIVTLLGSNGAGKSTTLKTISGLLKPRSGEVVLDGQRIGGLSPHKIALSGIAHVPEGRRVFPSLTVEENLAMGTYAFKGKAGLEEYRCLVFDLFPRLKERLKQKGRTLSGGEQQMLAIARALMMRPKILMLDEPSMGLAPVLTAQIFESIERLNREGTTVLLVEQNAHVALEVAHRCYVIQTGCIVMEGNAEDLRGNDMVRRAYLGEE, translated from the coding sequence ATGGCACTCCTAGAGTTGAACGATGTCAGCACCTCGTACGGCAACGTGGAGGCCCTAAAGAACGTGTCACTTGAGGTAACCGAGGGAGAGATAGTGACGCTTCTTGGGTCAAACGGAGCCGGGAAGAGTACTACGCTAAAGACCATATCGGGGCTCTTGAAGCCAAGGAGCGGTGAGGTTGTGCTGGATGGCCAGCGCATAGGTGGGTTGTCGCCCCACAAGATAGCGCTGTCCGGGATCGCCCATGTCCCCGAGGGCCGCAGGGTTTTCCCTAGTCTCACCGTGGAAGAAAACCTGGCCATGGGCACCTACGCCTTCAAGGGCAAGGCAGGGCTAGAGGAGTACAGGTGCCTGGTTTTCGACCTCTTCCCCCGGCTGAAGGAACGACTCAAGCAGAAGGGTCGCACCCTGAGCGGCGGCGAACAACAGATGCTGGCCATCGCCAGGGCACTCATGATGAGACCGAAGATCCTAATGCTGGATGAACCCTCTATGGGACTGGCGCCCGTTCTGACCGCGCAGATCTTTGAATCCATAGAACGCTTGAACAGGGAGGGCACCACGGTGCTCCTGGTAGAGCAGAATGCCCACGTGGCGCTGGAGGTAGCGCACCGCTGCTACGTGATCCAGACAGGCTGCATCGTCATGGAGGGCAATGCCGAGGACCTGCGGGGAAACGATATGGTGAGGCGTGCCTACCTAGGCGAGGAGTAA
- a CDS encoding TMEM165/GDT1 family protein: protein MDWRTSITAFAMIFLAELGDKTQLTTMLLAAQTRSPVAVFLGASTALVLTSLLGVVFGEAITRVVPVRLIRSIAGAFFVVVGILLLASRGK from the coding sequence GTGGATTGGAGGACATCCATCACGGCCTTCGCCATGATCTTCCTGGCCGAGCTAGGTGACAAGACCCAGCTCACCACCATGTTGCTGGCTGCACAGACGAGGTCCCCGGTGGCGGTGTTCCTGGGGGCCTCCACAGCCTTGGTGCTCACTTCCCTCCTGGGGGTTGTGTTCGGGGAGGCAATAACCAGGGTGGTACCTGTCCGTCTTATCCGTTCCATCGCGGGAGCGTTCTTCGTCGTTGTGGGCATCCTGCTCCTGGCTTCCAGGGGCAAGTAG
- the argF gene encoding ornithine carbamoyltransferase, whose protein sequence is MQNMKGKDVISLHDLSVEEVSQIITTAAHYKVLDKTGEHPQPLQGKTLGLIFHKPSTRTRISFEVAMYQLGGYPLFLSAQDLQLKRGETIGDTAKVLSRYIHGIMIRTFSHSDVIELARHATIPVINGLTDLLHPCQALADYLTLYEKKGHLKGLKIAYVGDGNNVAHSLMFGGAKTGVSVTIGCPPGYEPDPEITRLATEDAKLTKASIAVTNDPVEAVRGADAVYTDVWTSMGQEEEKEARLGALRPYQVNAGLMSHARDDAVFLHCLPAHRGEEVTGEVIDGPQSVVWDEAENRLHVQKAILALVM, encoded by the coding sequence ATGCAGAACATGAAGGGCAAGGATGTGATTTCCCTTCACGACCTCAGCGTTGAGGAGGTTTCACAGATCATCACCACCGCTGCCCACTACAAGGTGCTGGACAAGACGGGGGAGCATCCCCAGCCCCTTCAGGGCAAGACGCTGGGCCTCATATTCCACAAGCCATCCACCCGCACCCGGATATCCTTTGAGGTGGCCATGTACCAGCTGGGTGGCTATCCCTTGTTTCTCAGCGCCCAGGACCTCCAGCTCAAGAGGGGAGAAACCATAGGCGACACAGCCAAGGTGCTTTCCCGTTACATACATGGCATCATGATACGCACCTTCAGCCACAGTGATGTCATAGAGCTGGCTCGGCACGCCACGATCCCCGTGATCAACGGGCTCACAGACCTGCTTCATCCCTGCCAGGCCCTGGCAGACTACCTGACGCTCTACGAAAAGAAGGGACACCTAAAGGGGCTGAAGATAGCCTACGTGGGAGACGGCAACAACGTGGCTCACTCCCTGATGTTCGGTGGGGCGAAGACCGGGGTGAGTGTCACTATCGGTTGCCCGCCTGGATACGAACCGGACCCCGAGATTACGAGACTAGCCACGGAGGATGCCAAGCTCACGAAGGCATCCATAGCCGTCACCAATGACCCTGTGGAGGCAGTCCGGGGCGCTGACGCGGTCTATACCGATGTGTGGACCAGTATGGGCCAGGAAGAGGAGAAGGAGGCGCGTCTTGGTGCACTCAGGCCCTACCAGGTCAACGCCGGACTTATGAGCCATGCCCGGGACGATGCGGTGTTCCTCCATTGCCTCCCAGCCCACAGGGGCGAGGAGGTTACCGGCGAGGTAATCGACGGGCCACAATCAGTCGTATGGGATGAGGCCGAGAACAGGCTTCACGTGCAGAAGGCCATTCTTGCCCTGGTGATGTAA
- the amrS gene encoding AmmeMemoRadiSam system radical SAM enzyme, protein MEGKDEPMDTGREAMYYEAAGERIHCHLCPQDCRIAQGQRGVCRVRLNKDGRLWATNYSRCTARALDPTEKKPLYHFYPGSYLLSLGTLGCNLKCGFCQNWQISQRDAPSYRLLPEEAVQDAVQAREGNPRCVGLAYTYSEPLMWYEYVLETAALARQKGLKNVLVTNGFINREPLKGLLDLIDAANIDVKAFTEDFYRKHCKGRLEPVKETVEVACGAGWHVEVTTLVIPGLNDDEKELADLARWLASIDKDIPLHLTRYFPNYRYSMLATPLDTLKRAWEVAREHLSYVYTGNMAGREGSTTLCPQCGYALICREGMHLGQWDLSHGAQCPQCGQTIAITGSIMS, encoded by the coding sequence TTGGAAGGAAAGGATGAACCCATGGACACCGGGCGAGAGGCTATGTACTACGAAGCGGCGGGGGAGCGCATCCACTGCCACCTGTGCCCCCAGGACTGTCGAATTGCCCAAGGGCAGAGGGGCGTGTGCCGGGTGCGCCTGAACAAGGATGGCAGGCTGTGGGCCACAAACTACTCTAGGTGCACAGCGCGGGCGCTAGACCCCACAGAAAAGAAGCCCCTTTACCACTTCTACCCTGGTTCTTACCTTCTCTCCCTGGGCACTTTGGGCTGTAATCTGAAGTGCGGGTTTTGCCAGAATTGGCAGATCTCCCAGAGGGACGCCCCCAGTTACCGGCTTCTCCCTGAAGAGGCCGTGCAAGACGCCGTGCAGGCCAGGGAGGGTAACCCCCGCTGCGTGGGGCTGGCCTACACCTATTCCGAGCCCTTGATGTGGTATGAATACGTCCTGGAGACAGCTGCTCTAGCCAGGCAGAAAGGACTCAAGAACGTCCTGGTGACCAATGGCTTCATCAACAGGGAGCCCCTTAAGGGACTCCTGGATCTCATCGATGCCGCCAACATAGATGTGAAGGCCTTCACTGAGGACTTCTACCGGAAGCACTGCAAGGGGCGTCTAGAACCCGTAAAGGAGACAGTGGAGGTTGCCTGTGGCGCGGGGTGGCATGTAGAGGTGACGACCCTGGTGATTCCCGGTCTAAACGATGACGAGAAGGAATTGGCGGACCTAGCCCGGTGGCTGGCATCAATAGACAAGGACATTCCCCTGCACCTCACACGGTACTTCCCCAACTACCGCTACAGTATGCTGGCGACCCCGCTGGACACACTGAAGAGGGCCTGGGAGGTTGCCAGGGAGCACTTGTCCTATGTCTACACGGGCAACATGGCGGGCAGGGAGGGCTCCACGACCCTTTGCCCGCAGTGCGGGTACGCTCTCATCTGCCGTGAGGGAATGCATCTTGGCCAGTGGGACCTGTCTCATGGGGCCCAGTGCCCGCAATGCGGGCAAACCATAGCCATAACCGGTTCCATAATGAGTTGA
- the amrA gene encoding AmmeMemoRadiSam system protein A, with product MATVVFAGLCPHPPVIVPEVGRESLREVEATVNAMEQLSKTVRSTEPEVLVMAGPHGLQYWDAIGVVSGDQVRGTLGAFGAPEVSLEFSLDAGTRQEVIRAATQTGLEVREARADLDHGFLVPLYYIRKAGVSAPLVLLGPGALPTGALYRMGLEMARTFTKRVAFIASGDLSHRLKCGAPAGYHRMGQVFDDLVVKALREGDAGALLNMDENLVEQAGQCGLRPVAMLSGVAKDSGGFQVLSYEGPFGVGYLVAQAIAQDYLVSLARRSLEAYVRCGRIIEPDDVPPEFSSLAGAFVSIHSRGRLRGCIGTIAPTKGSVALEVVENAIAAGTQDPRFPALRAWELGSLTYSVDVLGEPEPVSGLGDLDARVYGVIVEKGDKRGVLLPGLDGVDTPAEQVAIASQKAGLRPGEHGVRLYRFKVTRFGRKG from the coding sequence GTGGCAACTGTGGTTTTTGCGGGGCTGTGTCCTCATCCCCCAGTAATAGTGCCGGAGGTTGGCCGGGAAAGCCTGCGTGAGGTCGAGGCTACGGTCAACGCGATGGAACAGCTGTCCAAGACGGTTCGATCCACCGAACCCGAAGTACTGGTGATGGCTGGACCTCATGGGCTTCAGTACTGGGACGCAATAGGTGTGGTTTCGGGTGACCAGGTGAGGGGTACCCTCGGAGCCTTCGGGGCTCCGGAGGTGTCGCTGGAGTTCAGCCTGGATGCCGGCACCCGGCAGGAGGTAATCAGGGCAGCGACCCAGACCGGCCTTGAAGTGAGGGAGGCACGGGCCGACCTGGACCACGGCTTCCTGGTCCCCCTTTACTACATCAGGAAGGCGGGTGTCAGCGCCCCCCTGGTCCTTCTAGGACCAGGTGCGTTGCCCACCGGTGCCCTCTACCGGATGGGTCTTGAAATGGCAAGAACCTTCACCAAGAGGGTGGCCTTCATTGCCAGCGGCGACCTCTCCCATCGCCTCAAGTGCGGGGCCCCGGCGGGATACCACCGCATGGGGCAGGTCTTCGACGACCTCGTCGTCAAGGCACTACGCGAGGGAGATGCCGGGGCGCTGCTGAACATGGATGAGAACCTGGTGGAGCAGGCGGGCCAGTGCGGGCTCAGGCCCGTGGCGATGCTCTCCGGCGTGGCTAAGGACAGTGGGGGGTTCCAGGTGCTCTCCTATGAAGGCCCCTTCGGTGTGGGATACCTTGTGGCCCAGGCTATCGCCCAGGACTACCTGGTATCCTTGGCCCGCAGGAGCCTGGAGGCCTATGTAAGGTGCGGGAGGATCATCGAGCCAGATGATGTTCCCCCAGAGTTCTCATCGCTGGCAGGGGCCTTTGTATCCATTCACTCCCGGGGCCGCCTCAGGGGATGCATCGGGACAATAGCCCCTACCAAGGGGAGTGTTGCCTTGGAGGTGGTGGAGAATGCGATAGCCGCTGGCACCCAGGATCCGCGCTTCCCCGCGTTGAGGGCTTGGGAACTGGGCTCTCTCACATACAGCGTAGATGTTCTTGGAGAGCCCGAGCCCGTTAGCGGGCTTGGAGACCTTGACGCCAGGGTCTACGGTGTGATAGTGGAGAAGGGAGACAAGCGTGGCGTGCTCCTCCCCGGCCTTGACGGGGTGGACACCCCGGCGGAGCAGGTGGCTATAGCCAGCCAGAAGGCGGGCCTCAGGCCGGGAGAGCACGGGGTGAGGCTCTACCGGTTCAAGGTGACGAGGTTTGGAAGGAAAGGATGA
- a CDS encoding glutamate mutase L translates to MKKNMDGARPDVLVAEIGSTTTVVSAFEGIETGQPSLVGQVTVETTVDQGDARLGLNEAIRALGPMAQGLPLMACSSAAGGLVMSVHGLVYDMTVKAAREAALGAGAIVKMVTAGLLSRWDLEEVSRLSPGIILLAGGVEHGDRNTVVANARALAAVHARIPVVFAGNSSARQEVVDILRSQGRRVETAENVYPAIDQLDVEPARMVIQRVFEERITEAPGMARIRQGLSGVLLPTPGAVMEASTLLYRELGDLMTIDVGGATTDVHSITEGSEELRRISTFPEPFRKRTVEGDLGVRRNAVHIVNIIGEEDLSKDLGLDAREVLASMHTMPSTPLEERLVARLAKEAVGLAVARHAGRLKEVYGPGGRSVVAEGRDLGRVEWIVGTGGPLTRLPGGKEALEALTVPGPGREMYPRDARVLLDGNYVMAACGVLSTRWPKAAASLLCESTGVHRGV, encoded by the coding sequence GTGAAGAAGAATATGGACGGGGCCCGGCCGGATGTCCTGGTGGCGGAGATCGGCAGTACTACCACTGTGGTCAGTGCCTTCGAGGGTATCGAAACAGGCCAGCCAAGCCTGGTGGGCCAGGTTACGGTAGAGACCACCGTAGACCAGGGTGATGCCCGCCTAGGCCTCAACGAAGCCATAAGAGCCCTGGGCCCCATGGCGCAGGGGCTTCCTCTCATGGCATGCTCCAGCGCCGCGGGCGGCCTGGTCATGAGCGTGCACGGCCTGGTCTACGACATGACGGTGAAGGCTGCGCGGGAGGCTGCCCTGGGAGCGGGAGCTATAGTGAAGATGGTCACGGCAGGGCTCCTCAGCCGCTGGGACCTGGAGGAAGTATCCCGGCTGTCTCCGGGGATAATCCTCCTTGCCGGGGGCGTTGAGCATGGAGACCGCAACACCGTGGTTGCCAACGCCAGGGCCCTGGCGGCAGTGCACGCCCGCATACCGGTGGTCTTCGCGGGCAACAGCAGCGCGCGCCAGGAGGTCGTCGATATCCTGCGCAGCCAGGGGCGCAGGGTGGAGACCGCGGAAAACGTATACCCCGCCATAGACCAGCTGGATGTTGAGCCTGCCCGCATGGTGATACAGCGGGTATTTGAGGAGAGGATAACCGAGGCCCCCGGGATGGCCCGGATCCGCCAGGGGCTTTCAGGGGTATTGTTGCCCACCCCGGGGGCGGTGATGGAGGCGTCAACCCTCCTTTACCGTGAGCTCGGAGACCTGATGACCATTGATGTAGGGGGAGCCACCACTGACGTGCACTCCATCACGGAGGGCTCGGAGGAACTACGAAGGATCTCCACCTTTCCTGAGCCATTCAGAAAACGAACTGTCGAGGGTGACCTGGGTGTCCGGCGCAATGCGGTTCACATCGTAAACATCATCGGTGAGGAGGACCTTTCGAAAGACCTGGGACTGGATGCCCGGGAGGTGCTAGCATCAATGCACACCATGCCCTCTACCCCTCTAGAAGAGAGGTTGGTAGCCCGCTTGGCCAAGGAGGCTGTGGGCTTGGCAGTGGCACGGCATGCTGGCCGCCTCAAGGAGGTCTACGGGCCTGGAGGCCGATCTGTGGTAGCGGAGGGCAGGGACCTGGGGAGAGTCGAGTGGATCGTGGGGACTGGGGGACCCCTTACCAGGCTGCCCGGGGGGAAAGAAGCCCTGGAGGCGCTCACGGTCCCGGGGCCAGGCAGGGAGATGTATCCCCGGGATGCCCGGGTCCTGCTGGATGGCAACTATGTCATGGCGGCATGCGGAGTACTGTCGACTCGGTGGCCCAAGGCTGCGGCAAGTCTTCTTTGCGAGAGCACAGGAGTCCACAGAGGGGTGTGA
- the oraE gene encoding D-ornithine 4,5-aminomutase subunit OraE, translated as MTPSEPLDVMALLRGLKAYRPRRQGWIPRRPDGSVLGPFQYRESSSPLSKGVPLPAARHFGGIDPQPDCTISTEIASGRFEDDLRRMRMAAWHGADHVMVIRTAGQSHVDGLLEGTPEGVGGVPITRKQLRATRSALDLIEDEVGRPINLHSYVSGLAGPEMAVLFAEEGLGGAHQDPQYNVLYRNVNMVRSFVDAAEAKRVMTGAGIIQIDGAHNANATARQAWKVMPELMVQHAINAAFSEMVGMPPDMIYLSTVPPTAPPAPKVRLDLPYAVALRQFFPGFRFRAQMNTRYMEADPREATVTHVLDVLISRLTSADIQSTITPDEGRNVPWHHNSVAAVDTAKQALTGLDGLEEMVSLRWDGPLRDAVREIQERALLLLEDILGVGGYFQAVSQGFFVDSGLYPDREGDGIKRDPGGGVGAGSVIPRDADYLAPVCSHFGQNMPGGDPPCKFIGGCTLCRPERIPYIDELDPEDNVRVRMALTERHRNGEVLRPEVQWRADGIITVTMLFPAATGVAQAAGLETAARMGLQEPEVTYARVMHPAEATLVEVKGRVPWDLDPSTLEMPRREPLLAEEEIREAILLAPMRVVAATAGEDEHSMGMREILDIKHGGIEKFGISCLYLGTSVPVNKMVDAAREVDAHAILMSTIITHGDVHRRNMRRLSQYAQESGIRERLVLLAGGTQVTGEMARECGLDGGFGRGAKGIEVASFLVKARRARGLEGRR; from the coding sequence ATGACACCCAGTGAGCCCCTGGACGTGATGGCCCTCTTGAGGGGGCTTAAAGCCTACCGCCCCAGGCGGCAAGGATGGATTCCAAGGCGTCCTGACGGTTCTGTGCTCGGGCCCTTCCAGTACCGGGAATCCTCCTCACCCTTATCCAAGGGTGTGCCCCTTCCTGCGGCGAGGCACTTCGGGGGGATTGACCCCCAGCCTGACTGCACCATCAGCACAGAGATAGCCTCCGGGCGGTTTGAGGATGACCTCAGGCGAATGCGCATGGCGGCCTGGCACGGTGCGGACCACGTGATGGTGATACGCACTGCAGGTCAGAGTCATGTGGACGGCCTTTTAGAGGGAACCCCTGAGGGTGTAGGCGGGGTACCTATCACCCGCAAGCAGCTCAGGGCCACCAGGAGCGCGCTGGACCTTATCGAAGACGAGGTGGGTCGCCCCATCAACCTTCATTCCTACGTGAGTGGCCTAGCGGGTCCCGAGATGGCCGTGCTCTTTGCCGAGGAGGGACTTGGGGGGGCTCACCAGGATCCCCAGTACAATGTGTTATACCGGAACGTGAACATGGTAAGGTCCTTCGTTGATGCCGCGGAGGCCAAGAGGGTCATGACTGGCGCTGGCATCATCCAGATAGACGGTGCCCACAACGCCAATGCCACTGCCCGGCAGGCTTGGAAGGTAATGCCGGAGCTCATGGTGCAACACGCCATCAACGCTGCCTTCTCCGAGATGGTCGGGATGCCCCCGGACATGATCTACCTGAGCACGGTGCCCCCCACGGCCCCCCCGGCGCCCAAGGTTCGCCTGGACCTGCCTTACGCCGTAGCCTTGCGCCAGTTCTTTCCCGGCTTCCGGTTCAGGGCTCAGATGAACACGCGCTATATGGAGGCAGACCCCAGGGAAGCCACGGTTACCCATGTCCTGGATGTGCTCATATCTAGGCTAACCTCGGCAGACATCCAGAGCACCATTACCCCGGACGAGGGCAGGAACGTGCCTTGGCATCACAACAGCGTGGCAGCCGTGGACACGGCGAAGCAGGCGCTCACCGGGCTGGATGGACTGGAGGAAATGGTCAGTCTCAGGTGGGACGGGCCCCTGAGGGATGCGGTCAGGGAGATCCAGGAGCGGGCCTTGTTGCTGTTGGAGGACATCCTGGGGGTGGGAGGCTACTTCCAGGCTGTGAGCCAGGGGTTCTTCGTGGACTCGGGGCTCTATCCAGACAGGGAAGGCGACGGGATAAAGAGAGACCCTGGAGGGGGTGTGGGGGCCGGCAGTGTCATCCCAAGGGATGCGGACTACCTTGCCCCTGTGTGCTCCCATTTTGGCCAGAACATGCCCGGCGGCGACCCACCCTGCAAATTTATAGGGGGGTGCACGCTTTGCCGCCCTGAGCGGATTCCTTACATTGACGAGCTGGACCCTGAAGATAACGTGAGGGTCAGGATGGCCCTCACCGAACGTCATCGCAATGGTGAAGTGCTGCGGCCGGAGGTGCAATGGAGGGCTGACGGCATCATCACTGTGACCATGCTGTTCCCCGCGGCTACCGGTGTGGCCCAGGCGGCTGGCTTGGAGACCGCAGCCAGAATGGGGTTACAGGAGCCCGAGGTGACATATGCCAGGGTTATGCACCCAGCCGAGGCAACGCTGGTGGAGGTGAAGGGACGGGTTCCCTGGGACCTAGACCCTTCCACGCTCGAGATGCCTAGGAGAGAACCGCTCCTAGCGGAAGAGGAAATAAGGGAGGCGATACTGCTCGCCCCCATGAGGGTTGTGGCGGCCACGGCCGGCGAGGACGAGCACTCCATGGGCATGCGGGAGATCCTCGACATCAAGCACGGGGGCATCGAGAAGTTCGGGATTTCCTGCCTTTACTTGGGCACATCAGTGCCCGTGAACAAGATGGTGGATGCCGCCCGGGAGGTCGACGCTCACGCCATACTCATGAGCACCATAATCACCCATGGGGATGTTCACAGGCGCAATATGCGGAGGCTCAGCCAGTATGCCCAGGAATCAGGGATCAGGGAGCGCCTGGTGCTTTTGGCCGGGGGCACCCAGGTCACCGGTGAGATGGCTCGGGAGTGTGGACTGGACGGCGGGTTCGGCCGGGGCGCCAAAGGCATTGAGGTTGCCTCGTTCCTGGTCAAGGCTCGTAGGGCACGGGGGCTCGAAGGGAGGAGGTAA
- a CDS encoding ornithine aminomutase subunit alpha, translated as MRTIQLPGLEPRSPPLDRSRGFLGGGPMTGIDKHFAERRAALAHLSADELRQRFWSAAREAVSPLVEMARTHTTPSIERSVLMRMGATSLEAQAIVERCLDVGLMGKGAGHVVLRVAQITASDPAEALRRLGRGEGWEAAALAFNCPPPRGEGPGTRVSGIHDTQ; from the coding sequence ATGAGAACAATACAGTTGCCGGGCCTTGAGCCCAGGTCACCGCCCCTGGACCGCTCCAGGGGCTTTCTCGGAGGTGGTCCCATGACAGGCATCGATAAACACTTCGCGGAGCGCCGCGCGGCGCTGGCCCACCTTAGCGCCGATGAACTCAGGCAGAGGTTCTGGTCTGCCGCTCGTGAGGCGGTGAGCCCCCTGGTGGAAATGGCCAGGACACATACTACCCCTTCCATCGAGAGGTCAGTGCTCATGAGGATGGGCGCGACTAGCCTGGAGGCCCAGGCCATCGTGGAAAGATGCCTCGACGTTGGCCTAATGGGCAAGGGAGCTGGCCATGTGGTGCTCCGGGTGGCCCAGATCACCGCAAGCGACCCGGCTGAAGCCCTCCGGCGGCTTGGCCGTGGCGAAGGGTGGGAAGCGGCTGCCCTGGCCTTCAACTGCCCACCCCCGAGGGGAGAAGGGCCGGGTACCAGGGTCTCCGGCATACATGACACCCAGTGA
- a CDS encoding N-acetylmuramoyl-L-alanine amidase, with protein MKRYVLLSISRRHLSLVGLLILCILGLLAGALSGRPCSVGALALFEEQVVVIDPGHGGWDPGASGNGGVEKHIVLEISHYLRGYLEVSGAEVTMTRETDTDMSHSGEGWRERSDLEARVALGNASGADVFLSIHCNAFPSPRWGGAQTFYVAGRHPLNEPLALSVQKALVEHTGRTSREASQKIDHYVLKNLEIPAVTVEVGFLSQPEEARLLQTEGYQRRVAWAIFMGLASFFRGSE; from the coding sequence ATGAAGCGCTACGTTCTCTTGTCTATAAGCCGAAGGCATCTTTCCCTGGTGGGGCTGCTCATCCTGTGCATCCTGGGGCTCCTGGCCGGTGCTCTCAGTGGCAGGCCTTGCAGCGTAGGTGCATTGGCTCTATTCGAAGAACAGGTGGTGGTCATAGATCCTGGGCACGGGGGATGGGATCCCGGGGCAAGCGGTAATGGTGGTGTGGAGAAACACATAGTGCTGGAGATATCGCACTACCTCAGGGGGTATCTTGAGGTCAGTGGGGCCGAGGTGACGATGACCAGGGAGACGGATACTGACATGAGCCACAGCGGGGAGGGCTGGCGTGAGCGAAGTGATCTGGAGGCCAGGGTCGCCCTGGGAAACGCATCTGGGGCTGACGTCTTCCTGAGTATACACTGTAACGCGTTTCCCTCTCCAAGGTGGGGAGGGGCCCAGACCTTTTACGTTGCGGGCAGACACCCTCTCAACGAGCCCCTGGCTCTCTCTGTCCAGAAGGCCCTGGTGGAACACACAGGGCGAACCAGCAGGGAGGCTTCGCAGAAGATCGATCACTACGTCCTGAAGAACCTGGAGATCCCGGCTGTGACGGTGGAGGTCGGTTTCCTGTCTCAGCCCGAAGAGGCCCGGTTGCTGCAGACGGAGGGCTACCAGAGGAGGGTCGCCTGGGCCATCTTCATGGGCCTGGCCTCGTTCTTCCGGGGATCCGAGTAG
- a CDS encoding YqhV family protein, whose amino-acid sequence MAGKTLLGMCLLRVLSGCIELSAAMLMWHFGSIPVALRINGVLGVCGPLVLLLATGLGLSSLAGQVPPSRLLLILAGVSLIFLGTRWGEVP is encoded by the coding sequence GTGGCAGGTAAAACCCTGCTGGGAATGTGCCTGTTAAGAGTCCTCTCGGGCTGCATCGAGCTCAGCGCCGCGATGCTTATGTGGCACTTCGGGAGTATTCCGGTGGCCTTGCGGATCAACGGTGTTCTGGGTGTGTGCGGGCCGTTGGTGCTTCTTCTTGCCACGGGGCTTGGCCTGTCGTCTCTGGCCGGCCAGGTGCCGCCCTCGCGACTTCTGTTGATCCTCGCTGGGGTTTCCCTTATATTCCTAGGCACACGTTGGGGGGAGGTGCCGTGA
- a CDS encoding DUF441 family protein, which produces MRPIAEQLPLILMFLLGVGIRNSLLASAAGILLVLSFLQLQPALLLLEKRGVELGLLLLTLALLPPFASGKITPEDLKASLLSLPGLVAVTGGAVAAVLNSRGVQLLAICPEIATSVIVGSIASILLFGGILVGPVMAAGVTAVFLSSLSLIQ; this is translated from the coding sequence GTGAGGCCCATCGCTGAACAGTTGCCTCTCATCCTGATGTTCCTGCTAGGGGTCGGCATCAGAAACAGTCTCCTCGCCTCGGCTGCTGGCATACTCCTGGTGCTCTCCTTTTTGCAGCTACAGCCAGCCCTTCTCTTATTGGAGAAGCGTGGCGTGGAACTCGGGCTCCTCCTGTTAACCCTGGCGCTCCTGCCCCCCTTTGCCTCAGGCAAGATCACGCCAGAAGACCTCAAGGCCTCCTTGTTGAGCCTGCCCGGCCTGGTGGCGGTAACCGGGGGAGCGGTCGCAGCTGTGCTCAATAGCCGTGGTGTGCAGCTACTGGCCATTTGCCCGGAAATCGCCACGAGTGTTATCGTGGGTTCCATCGCCTCCATCCTCCTGTTCGGCGGCATCCTGGTAGGACCGGTAATGGCCGCCGGGGTCACCGCCGTGTTCCTAAGCTCCCTATCCCTCATCCAGTAG